Proteins encoded within one genomic window of Anopheles ziemanni unplaced genomic scaffold, idAnoZiCoDA_A2_x.2 U_13, whole genome shotgun sequence:
- the LOC131292781 gene encoding uncharacterized protein LOC131292781 produces the protein MFRPVAPRTEELVGTGQEQHPPATERPPSRRSVQPATSDPLASSTIMRPATERPTSRGSSVSEVDELVRRARYAKRELAAVMKELGDIVIDSASSIADELDDEYRAMDVECEDARARSAPGEHGGILEKVRHHEQIRHRGLSAAAAHSNVALEAEFKRIDEQCEQRMLEEKLRVIEECEKRRQEEKRRLLHASLRQPTRVTARQPEPAVNGSHSESFELLNQSQLSARKCTSRELPTFSGDPQEWSVFIANYKHSTAICGYTNEENLLRLQQCLKGKARDAVESCLYHPSSVPEAIDILTECYGRPELIVESLMTKIRRMPPPKDDRFDTLVDYGVAVRNLCAAMKSCGLQEYLSGGSLLNELVEKLPPTVRLNWFYQRNINGGATLLAFNDWMKELVSAACQGVKPISRDLQREGGGRSGHPRKYANVNVHVSGQSAEPVTVNHGEPCSACSGKCSSLAECGKFLGMDVNSRWRHIKTHAVCRTCLKKHPRYCRVDVLCGVNGCNRRHNKLLHDEDFVRERQSGRAAEKTMSCNLHVGPYDGVLLKYIPVTLHGKGRTINTLALLDDSSTATFMDHSLVEELGLVGQPRPLCISWTGNQGRREEQSVEVSLKISGVESSAIFDLHSVHTVASLSLRKQSVAPSVISEEYEYLKGLPLRGYTAKAPRILIGVDNIFVGQALRTVEREPNEPAASKTRLGWVLYGPYKQSGSKEVKMASVNAHICPCNKERDDRINMALKDYFTLESLGIYRPTTSLRSRDEERALMLLGTSVHLKDNRYEAGLLWKYEDVKLPDSRAMALKRHECLERKLRRDPDLAKAMHNKIVEYEQKGYVRKLTPEEQVTRTPNDWYLPIFPVTNPNKPGKIRVVFDAAAKANGVSLNSMLLTGPDQLVSLLMVLFKFREYKVAVTGDIREMFFQVDMNPRDQRSQMFLWNDGKLGSDPQHYVLQVMTFGAACSPSTAHYVKNVNAERFEATLPKAVECIKYEHYVDDMLASVETEQEAINLARDVQYIHSQGGFEIRNWLSNSTMVKILLNGNENNGVDIPVESEMTTEKVLGMWWNTATDVFTFKISPRYDPRVLLGERAPTKRIVLKTLMAIYDPLGLIGNFLMYLKILLQELWRAKSPWDDEVIGHLAVKWQIWVTALPNVQRVSVPRCYRSKTTANAERVELHMFCDASENGASAVAYLRFEENGVIECALVGSKTKVAPITFVSIPRLELQAAVIGARLAETIQLSHRIAITHRFLWTDSRTVMSWLLSDHRRYSQFVAVRVSELLDTTNPEEWNWLSTRLNVADEGTKWQKPPDLSPSSRWFRGPDFLWEPKDQWPIVEQKPGETSEEIRHSLLHHTVTTPNIEFTRFSKWQRLLRAVAYVYRFLGNCRKGIAKEHKQLDSLTHEELERAENAIYRDVQRSEYADEIHVLSSKECVKHPWKRPLQKSSPLYKLSPMLDVNGVLRIKGRIEKCVWVGEDTKRPIILPRRHYVTELLIHSYHSKYKHANHQTVVNEVRLKYHIPQLKATYNQ, from the coding sequence ATGTTCCGTCCAGTGGCCCCGCGCACCGAGGAGCTCGTTGGTACAGGGCAGGAGCAGCATCCGCCCGCCACCGAGAGGCCACCAAGCAGGAGAAGTGTGCAGCCGGCCACTTCGGACCCGTTGGCCAGCTCAACGATCATGCGGCCCGCCACGGAAAGGCCAACGTCAAGAGGGTCATCCGTGAGCGAAGTGGACGAGTTAGTGCGGAGAGCTCGGTACGCCAAGCGTGAGCTAGCAGCCGTGATGAAGGAGCTTGGCGACATCGTCATTGACTCAGCGTCGTCTATCGCAGATGAGCTCGACGACGAATACAGAGCGATGGACGTTGAATGTGAAGATGCGCGCGCGCGAAGCGCGCCAGGCGAGCATGGCGGCATACTAGAGAAAGTGCGCCATCACGAACAGATCCGCCATCGCGGTTTAAGTGCTGCAGCCGCACACTCCAATGTAGCGCTGGAAGCGGAATTCAAACGGATCGACGAGCAGTGTGAGCAACGAATGCTCGAAGAAAAATTGCGCGTCATAGAGGAGTGCGAAAAGCGTCGGCAGGAGGAAAAACGACGCCTACTTCACGCCTCACTCCGGCAGCCTACGCGCGTCACTGCGAGGCAGCCGGAACCAGCAGTAAACGGAAGCCACTCCGAAAGCTTCGAGCTGCTGAACCAAAGCCAACTTTCGGCAAGAAAGTGCACGAGCCGAGAGTTGCCAACGTTCTCCGGGGACCCGCAGGAGTGGTCGGTGTTTATTGCCAATTATAAACACTCTACGGCCATCTGCGGGTACACCAACGAGGAGAACTTACTTCGACTTCAGCAGTGCCTTAAGGGGAAGGCACGGGACGCCGTGGAAAGTTGCTTATACCATCCGTCAAGCGTACCGGAGGCAATCGACATCCTGACAGAGTGCTATGGCCGCCCGGAGCTCATTGTGGAGTCGTTGATGACCAAAATTCGACGGATGCCACCACCAAAGGACGACCGATTTGACACCCTGGTCGATTACGGTGTCGCGGTCAGGAACCTGTGTGCGGCGATGAAGAGCTGCGGTCTACAGGAGTATCTCAGCGGAGGATCGCTGTTGAACGAGCTGGTGGAGAAGCTGCCACCGACGGTGAGGCTGAACTGGTTTTACCAACGGAACATCAACGGGGGGGCAACACTGTTGGCCTTCAACGATTGGATGAAGGAGCTAGTCAGCGCAGCTTGCCAGGGTGTTAAGCCAATCTCCCGGGACTTACAACGCGAAGGTGGTGGTCGCTCAGGCCACCCGCGTAAGTACGCTAACGTAAACGTCCATGTCTCAGGTCAGTCTGCAGAGCCCGTCACCGTAAATCATGGGGAACCCTGTTCCGCGTGTTCAGGGAAGTGTTCCAGTCTGGCAGAGTGCGGCAAATTTCTCGGCATGGACGTCAATTCGAGATGGCGGCACATCAAGACCCACGCCGTGTGCAGAACCTGCCTGAAGAAACATCCGCGTTACTGTCGTGTGGATGTGTTGTGCGGTGTGAACGGGTGTAACCGACGGCACAACAAGCTGCTCCACGACGAGGATTTTGTACGAGAACGCCAGTCGGGCAGAGCCGCCGAGAAAACGATGAGCTGCAACCTCCACGTTGGTCCGTATGATGGTGTGCTCCTCAAATACATCCCCGTGACGCTGCACGGAAAGGGTAGAACCATCAATACGCTCGCACTGTTGGATGACAGTTCGACGGCGACCTTTATGGACCACTCGTTGGTGGAAGAGCTGGGTCTTGTCGGACAACCCCGTCCGCTCTGTATCTCCTGGACGGGAAACCAAGGACGTCGAGAGGAGCAATCGGTTGAAGTGTCACTAAAAATCTCCGGAGTTGAAAGTTCGGCAATTTTCGACCTTCACTCAGTACACACCGTTGCCAGCTTAAGTCTGAGGAAGCAGTCGGTTGCGCCCTCGGTCATAAGCGAGGAGTACGAGTACCTCAAGGGACTTCCGCTGCGTGGGTACACCGCCAAGGCTCCACGAATCCTTATCGGGGTCGACAACATTTTCGTTGGACAGGCGCTGAGAACCGTGGAACGAGAGCCGAACGAACCAGCCGCTTCAAAAACTCGTCTCGGTTGGGTGTTGTATGGGCCATACAAACAGTCCGGCTCTAAAGAGGTAAAGATGGCATCGGTAAATGCCCACATCTGTCCGTGTAACAAAGAAAGAGATGATAGAATAAACATGGCATTGAAAGACTACTTCACGCTAGAGTCACTTGGAATATACCGACCGACTACAAGTTTACGTTCGCGGGATGAGGAACGCGCGCTGATGTTGCTTGGAACCAGCGTTCACTTAAAGGATAATCGCTATGAGGCTGGTCTGCTGTGGAAGTACGAGGATGTTAAGTTGCCTGATAGCCGAGCAATGGCCCTAAAGCGACACGAGTGTCTCGAAAGAAAATTGCGAAGAGATCCCGACCTGGCTAAAGCAATGCACAACAAGATCGTGGAGTACGAGCAGAAAGGGTACGTCAGAAAGCTCACTCCCGAGGAGCAGGTTACTCGAACGCCAAACGACTGGTACCTGCCGATCTTCCCGGTGACCAATCCGAATAAGCCTGGGAAGATTCGAGTAGTGTTCGATGCGGCGGCAAAGGCGAACGGAGTAAGCCTAAACTCCATGCTACTCACCGGCCCGGACCAATTGGTGAGTCTACTCATGGTCCTGTTTAAGTTCAGAGAGTACAAGGTGGCAGTGACGGGAGATATCCGCGAGATGTTCTTCCAGGTAGACATGAACCCTCGCGACCAGCGCAGCCAAATGTTCTTATGGAACGACGGGAAACTCGGTAGCGACCCACAGCATTACGTACTACAAGTGATGACATTCGGTGCCGCGTGTTCACCCAGCACCGCGCACTACGTCAAGAACGTAAATGCGGAAAGGTTCGAGGCTACACTACCCAAAGCTGTGGAGTGTATAAAGTACGAGCATTACGTGGACGACATGCTCGCGAGCGTAGAAACAGAGCAAGAAGCCATAAATCTAGCCCGTGACGTCCAGTATATACACTCCCAAGGCGGGTTTGAGATACGGAATTGGCTGTCCAATTCCACCATggtgaaaatattattgaatGGCAACGAGAACAACGGAGTGGACATTCCTGTCGAGAGCGAAATGACGACGGAAAAGGTCCTTGGAATGTGGTGGAACACAGCGACGGACGTGTTTACGTTTAAAATATCCCCGAGGTACGATCCACGAGTGTTGCTTGGTGAGCGAGCACCTACGAAGAGGATAGTACTAAAAACGCTTATGGCAATTTATGATCCCTTGGGGCTAATAGGAAACTTCCTCATGTATCTGAAGATACTTCTACAGGAGCTTTGGCGCGCTAAGAGCCCATGGGATGACGAGGTTATCGGACACCTCGCCGTTAAGTGGCAAATCTGGGTAACCGCGTTGCCCAATGTTCAAAGAGTCAGCGTCCCAAGGTGTTATCGGAGTAAGACGACGGCCAACGCAGAAAGAGTAGAGCTCCACATGTTCTGCGACGCCAGTGAAAATGGGGCATCAGCCGTCGCCTACCTACGATTCGAGGAAAACGGTGTGATCGAGTGCGCCCTAGTAGGCTCAAAGACGAAGGTGGCCCCTATTACGTTCGTTTCCATCCCACGACTCGAACTTCAGGCCGCAGTCATAGGTGCCCGCTTAGCAGAGACGATACAGTTATCCCACCGAATTGCTATAACTCACCGATTCCTCTGGACGGATTCGCGCACCGTTATGAGTTGGTTGCTATCCGACCATCGCCGATACAGCCAGTTCGTGGCAGTTAGGGTCAGTGAGCTACTAGATACTACAAACCCGGAAGAGTGGAACTGGCTATCTACACGGCTCAACGTAGCGGACGAAGGAACAAAATGGCAAAAGCCACCAGACCTCAGCCCCTCGAGTAGGTGGTTCCGTGGGCCTGATTTCCTATGGGAACCAAAGGATCAGTGGCCCATAGTCGAACAAAAACCCGGAGAGACAAGCGAGGAGATTCGACATAGCCTGCTACATCACACGGTCACGACGCCAAATATCGAGTTCACCAGATTCTCAAAGTGGCAACGGCTACTAAGGGCGGTAGCTTATGTATACCGCTTTTTGGGAAATTGCAGGAAGGGCATAGCCAAAGAGCATAAGCAACTTGATAGCCTGACGCATGAAGAGCTGGAGCGTGCAGAAAACGCAATTTATCGAGATGTACAAAGATCTGAGTATGCCGACGAGATACATGTACTCAGCAGTAAAGAATGTGTGAAGCACCCTTGGAAGCGACCACTGCAGAAATCGAGCCCGCTGTATAAGCTAAGCCCGATGCTGGATGTGAATGGAGTGCTACGCATCAAAGGCAGGATCGAGAAATGTGTATGGGTCGGCGAGGATACCAAGCGCCCCATAATTCTCCCCCGACGGCACTACGTCACTGAACTGCTGATTCacagttaccacagcaagtaCAAGCACGCCAATCACCAAACAGTCGTCAATGAGGTCCGCCTTAAGTATCACATCCCGCAGCTCAAGGCCACGTACAACCAG